A stretch of Spirosoma oryzicola DNA encodes these proteins:
- a CDS encoding polyketide synthase, translating to MENKSRFAPQFVHQLVENTADTYPDAVALILGDTSVMYQQLNDQADAVCEAILTIDPGAELIGVSSTRSLEMVIGVLAVLKAGKAYLPLDPAYPEQRLQQICSDSGVRTCITLPQDAPLFERLGLRVVSDADKSTTALSANQANSTAYVLYTSGSTGKPKGVCMGHGPLLNLLAWQADNSEATVGTRTLQLAPLSFDVSFQEIFATLSTAGTLMLIDEALRLDLNALLAFIDEQSINRLFLPFVALQYLAEVAVTTQRFPKSLREVMTAGEQLKVTPQLIAFFSALPGCVLFNQYGPTECHVVSQLKLAGNPSEWPSLPSIGKAIDNVGLFIADEQLTLLPDGEAGELLIAGDCLAEGYLHQAELTQEKFVELAIPEQGTMRIYRTGDLARYQPDGTIEFLGRRDDQVKIRGHRVELGELEVSINQIHGVKQAVVVAREAVGGQKQLIAYLVASAESVDKSVIRKELEQRLPEYMMPSAFVWMADFPKTSSGKVDKKQLPIPERKRPELAVVYRKPKAGVEQQIASIWADLLQLDKVGLDDNFFELGGNSLLAQKLVAALKQAQHTLPITKLYQYPTVAGVTHYLQPRFTGSVTRLGEEKADRPANQADVAVIGMAGRFPGATTINEFWEILKQGRETTRFFTDDELDATIPDKLKNDPLYVKARGVIDNADQFDPQFFGLPPTVAQLMDPQQRIFLEIAWEALEQTGYLPQRYGGRVGVFAGCGNNTYYLNNVLTNKELVDQIGAFQVMTLNEKDYIASRTAYQLNLKGPAVSVYSACSTSLLAITQAVQSIRSGQCDVALAGGATVTAPIYSGHLYQEGAMLSKDGHCRSFDAQGQGTVFSDGAGVVLLKNLEAAQRDGDTVYAVIKGVGVNNDGAGKGSFTAPNAEGQAGAIAMALTDAAVDPATISYVEAHGTATPLGDPIEIDGLTIAFGEQPETQYCAIGSLKSNMGHLTQAAGVAGLIKAALALHHKQIPASLNFSTPNPAINFTDSPFFVNTKLTDWTLTGVRQHKPRRAGVSSFGVGGTNVHIVLEEFTQAVPAPASTERPVELITWSAKSPVSRDAYGNRLAGEIHQNSELALADVAFTLQTTRPDFNHRRFAVASTNTELVEKLSSTTAISSTAKTLKETPGEVVFMFPGQGAQFLNMGRMLYEHEPVFRRAVDECAELLITLIEGDIRQVIYPQTADLDAEHRLRNTRYTQPALFVTEYALARLWMSWGIEPTVFCGHSIGEFVAAHLAGVFSLSDALTLIATRGKMVSEQPRGSMLSVRMDVATLQAMMPASLSVAAVNSPKLCVVAGPDEHIADFVRLLDDQEIINQPLETSHAFHSSMMDPVVDEFEKVVKTVSLNRPQKPLVSTVTGTWLTDAQATDSAYWANHLRATVRFMDAVATLVDLENPLLLEVGPGHVTATLARQQTGKKSIPVLAGLVNQPDTLVAYQAVLTTLGQLYLNGLQPDWNAFYAGQQRRKVNLPTYIFDRKRCWVDPAVELMLPVTQQHTLSDAYLPYSHMNQMAKRKDTLISKINELLEDASGIDMTGVTPDMSFLEIGLDSLLLTQVAITLKKEFDLPVTFRQLTNEYSTPELLAAYLDQALPAEETPTPVPQPVAAPAQPSYTHTTPVTASVQIPLSANDSALGLIAQQLQLLAKQVALMQGDSPVPAMSPAPVPQPVVATSAPAKTASLPKAAPAKPVHVTAAELTPEEQIEHKKPFGATAKIERQIAELTDEQHFFLDRLTRRYNQKTKQSKAFAQEHRSHMADPRVVSGFRPLTKEIVYPLVVNRSKGSHLWDIDGNEYIDALNGFGSNMFGYQPEMIKQALHDQIENGYEVGPQHELAGEVSQLICDLTGADRAALCNTGSEAVLGTMRIARTVTGRSLIVAFSGSYHGIVDEVLVRGSKKLKSFPAAPGIMPESVQNMLILDYGTEESLQIIRERAHELAAVLVEPVQSRRPEFVPIDFLKQVRKITAASGTALIFDEVITGFRTHPGGAQALFGIKADLASYGKVVGAGLPIGVIAGKRTFMDALDGGFWQYGDNSAPEAGVTYFAGTFVRHPLALAAANASLQYMKKKGPSLQEGLTLKTKRLADALNGIIDRQRIPLVVVQFGSLWKIKFKEEVAYGELLFTLMREKGIHIWDGFPCFLTEAHTDKEIDTIVDRFSKSVNELIEAGFLDAKLTLTSRVQMASVEVAGEGAFPPVQGARLGRDKTGNPAWFVPNPEQPGKYLQVKLTEI from the coding sequence ATGGAAAACAAGAGTCGTTTCGCCCCGCAGTTTGTTCATCAACTCGTTGAAAATACGGCTGATACGTATCCCGATGCTGTTGCCTTAATTTTGGGCGATACAAGCGTAATGTATCAGCAGTTAAACGACCAGGCGGATGCTGTATGTGAGGCTATTCTAACGATAGATCCTGGTGCTGAGCTAATCGGCGTGAGTAGTACCCGAAGCCTGGAAATGGTAATCGGGGTACTCGCTGTGCTAAAAGCCGGAAAAGCTTATCTACCTCTTGATCCAGCTTATCCGGAACAGCGTTTGCAGCAAATCTGCTCGGATTCGGGGGTGAGAACCTGTATAACCTTACCACAGGATGCGCCACTCTTCGAACGCTTAGGACTTCGGGTTGTCTCGGATGCGGATAAGAGCACTACGGCTCTGTCGGCTAATCAGGCCAATAGTACGGCTTACGTTCTGTATACTTCAGGATCAACGGGCAAGCCTAAAGGCGTTTGTATGGGTCATGGGCCGCTCCTGAATCTGTTGGCTTGGCAGGCTGACAATTCAGAGGCTACCGTTGGTACACGGACGCTGCAATTAGCCCCCCTGAGTTTTGATGTTTCCTTTCAGGAAATCTTCGCTACGCTAAGTACTGCCGGAACGCTCATGTTGATCGATGAAGCGTTGCGACTGGATTTAAACGCACTGCTGGCATTTATTGACGAGCAATCGATAAACCGGTTGTTTCTGCCGTTTGTGGCGCTTCAATACCTGGCCGAAGTTGCCGTTACTACGCAGCGTTTTCCGAAATCATTGCGTGAAGTGATGACGGCAGGTGAACAGTTGAAGGTTACTCCCCAATTGATCGCTTTCTTTTCGGCACTGCCCGGTTGTGTGTTATTCAACCAGTACGGCCCAACTGAGTGCCACGTCGTAAGCCAGCTAAAACTAGCGGGTAATCCCAGCGAGTGGCCTTCGTTGCCGTCAATTGGTAAAGCTATCGATAACGTCGGTCTGTTCATTGCTGATGAACAACTGACACTACTACCCGACGGTGAGGCTGGCGAACTCCTGATTGCTGGCGACTGCTTGGCCGAAGGTTATCTGCATCAGGCGGAGTTGACGCAAGAAAAATTTGTCGAGCTGGCTATTCCGGAGCAGGGGACAATGCGTATCTACCGCACGGGAGATCTGGCCCGCTACCAACCCGACGGAACGATTGAATTTCTGGGCCGTCGGGACGATCAGGTGAAGATTCGTGGCCATCGCGTCGAGTTAGGTGAGCTGGAAGTTAGTATCAACCAGATTCATGGTGTCAAACAAGCAGTCGTTGTGGCTCGTGAAGCCGTAGGTGGTCAAAAGCAATTGATCGCTTATCTTGTTGCCAGCGCTGAGTCTGTTGATAAGTCGGTTATCCGAAAAGAGCTCGAGCAGCGGTTACCGGAGTACATGATGCCGTCGGCTTTTGTCTGGATGGCGGATTTTCCGAAAACCAGCAGCGGGAAAGTTGACAAGAAGCAACTGCCGATCCCTGAGCGCAAACGCCCTGAACTGGCGGTAGTGTACCGTAAGCCGAAAGCAGGGGTCGAACAGCAAATTGCCAGCATATGGGCCGACTTACTCCAACTGGATAAAGTCGGTCTGGACGATAATTTCTTTGAGCTAGGTGGCAATTCATTGTTGGCTCAGAAACTGGTTGCCGCTTTAAAGCAGGCACAACACACGTTGCCTATAACAAAGCTCTACCAGTACCCGACCGTTGCCGGAGTCACGCACTACCTGCAACCTCGATTTACGGGATCAGTTACCCGTTTAGGGGAAGAAAAAGCGGATCGGCCAGCTAATCAGGCTGATGTAGCTGTGATCGGTATGGCAGGTCGTTTTCCGGGTGCAACGACCATCAATGAGTTTTGGGAAATCTTGAAGCAAGGTCGCGAAACAACGCGATTCTTCACAGATGATGAACTGGATGCTACGATACCGGACAAGCTTAAGAACGATCCGTTGTATGTAAAAGCAAGGGGAGTTATTGACAACGCCGATCAGTTCGATCCACAGTTTTTTGGGTTGCCGCCTACGGTTGCTCAGCTAATGGACCCGCAACAGCGCATTTTTCTGGAGATTGCCTGGGAAGCGCTGGAACAAACCGGCTATTTGCCGCAACGTTACGGGGGGCGTGTTGGGGTATTTGCCGGATGCGGAAACAATACGTATTACCTGAACAACGTGCTGACCAACAAAGAACTGGTCGATCAAATCGGCGCGTTTCAGGTTATGACGCTGAATGAGAAAGATTACATAGCTTCTCGTACGGCTTACCAGTTGAATCTCAAAGGTCCAGCCGTTAGCGTGTATTCGGCTTGCTCTACGTCGCTACTCGCTATAACACAGGCCGTTCAAAGCATTCGTAGCGGGCAGTGCGACGTGGCGCTGGCAGGTGGCGCTACCGTGACCGCGCCAATCTACAGCGGCCATCTTTATCAGGAAGGGGCAATGCTTAGCAAGGATGGGCATTGCCGGTCATTTGATGCGCAGGGGCAGGGAACTGTTTTTAGTGATGGCGCGGGCGTCGTGTTGTTGAAGAACCTGGAAGCAGCACAGCGGGATGGCGACACCGTTTACGCCGTTATCAAAGGAGTTGGCGTCAACAACGACGGCGCTGGTAAAGGCAGTTTTACGGCTCCGAACGCGGAAGGTCAGGCTGGTGCCATTGCAATGGCTTTGACCGATGCCGCTGTTGATCCGGCTACCATTAGCTACGTAGAGGCACACGGAACCGCGACGCCCCTTGGTGATCCGATAGAAATTGATGGCTTGACGATTGCGTTTGGTGAGCAGCCAGAAACGCAGTATTGCGCGATTGGCTCACTCAAGAGCAACATGGGTCACTTGACACAGGCGGCTGGTGTTGCAGGATTGATCAAAGCCGCGCTGGCGCTGCACCATAAGCAAATTCCGGCTTCGCTTAATTTCTCCACGCCTAATCCGGCTATTAACTTTACGGATAGTCCTTTTTTCGTCAACACGAAACTAACGGACTGGACTTTAACGGGTGTTCGTCAGCACAAGCCGCGACGGGCTGGCGTAAGCTCGTTTGGGGTGGGTGGAACCAACGTACACATCGTTCTGGAAGAATTCACGCAGGCTGTACCAGCACCCGCTAGTACAGAGCGACCTGTAGAATTGATTACCTGGTCTGCTAAATCGCCGGTGAGTCGTGACGCTTACGGTAATCGTTTGGCCGGGGAAATTCATCAAAATTCTGAATTAGCATTAGCGGACGTAGCGTTTACGTTACAAACAACGCGACCCGACTTCAATCATCGGCGATTTGCGGTAGCCTCAACCAATACCGAATTAGTCGAAAAACTTTCTTCCACTACGGCCATCTCTTCAACGGCCAAAACGCTCAAAGAGACACCGGGCGAGGTGGTCTTTATGTTTCCAGGGCAGGGAGCGCAGTTTCTCAACATGGGTCGTATGCTGTACGAACATGAGCCTGTATTTCGCCGGGCGGTTGACGAATGTGCTGAGTTGTTGATTACACTTATTGAAGGCGATATTCGGCAGGTAATCTACCCGCAAACTGCGGATTTGGACGCCGAACATCGTCTGAGAAATACGCGCTATACGCAACCCGCCCTGTTCGTTACCGAATATGCGCTGGCTCGACTATGGATGAGTTGGGGTATTGAACCGACTGTATTTTGTGGGCATAGCATTGGCGAGTTTGTGGCCGCTCATCTGGCTGGCGTCTTTTCGCTGTCCGATGCACTGACACTGATTGCTACCCGTGGAAAAATGGTCAGCGAACAACCGCGTGGTAGTATGCTGTCTGTGCGCATGGATGTTGCAACGCTACAGGCCATGATGCCCGCGAGCCTTTCTGTGGCGGCTGTGAATAGTCCGAAACTATGCGTAGTAGCGGGCCCCGATGAACATATAGCCGATTTCGTTCGTCTGCTCGATGATCAGGAAATTATCAATCAACCGCTTGAAACAAGTCACGCGTTCCATTCGTCAATGATGGATCCGGTTGTTGACGAGTTCGAGAAGGTTGTAAAAACCGTTTCGCTGAATCGCCCTCAGAAGCCGCTCGTATCAACCGTCACGGGTACCTGGCTAACCGATGCGCAGGCTACCGACTCGGCTTATTGGGCGAACCACTTACGGGCGACAGTACGCTTCATGGACGCTGTGGCTACCCTGGTTGATCTGGAGAACCCGCTTTTGCTGGAGGTTGGTCCCGGCCACGTTACAGCTACTCTGGCGAGACAGCAAACCGGCAAAAAGTCGATTCCCGTATTGGCGGGTCTGGTCAATCAACCCGATACACTGGTCGCGTATCAGGCTGTTCTGACCACGCTTGGGCAGCTTTATCTAAACGGTTTGCAACCGGACTGGAATGCATTTTACGCAGGACAGCAGCGGAGAAAAGTAAACTTGCCCACCTACATTTTTGATCGAAAACGGTGCTGGGTTGACCCAGCGGTTGAGTTGATGTTGCCTGTAACGCAGCAACACACCCTTTCCGACGCATATCTACCTTATTCACACATGAATCAAATGGCTAAGAGAAAAGACACGTTGATTAGTAAGATCAACGAACTACTAGAAGACGCATCCGGTATTGATATGACCGGGGTGACGCCTGACATGAGTTTTCTTGAAATAGGTCTTGACTCATTACTACTCACGCAGGTTGCGATAACACTGAAGAAAGAGTTTGACCTACCCGTAACCTTTCGGCAGCTGACGAATGAGTATAGCACACCGGAACTGCTGGCTGCCTATCTCGATCAGGCGTTACCGGCTGAAGAAACGCCAACTCCCGTACCACAACCCGTAGCGGCTCCTGCTCAGCCGAGCTATACCCATACCACTCCCGTAACGGCTTCCGTTCAGATACCTCTTTCGGCCAACGATTCGGCACTGGGTCTCATCGCTCAACAGCTTCAGTTGCTGGCGAAACAAGTCGCGCTCATGCAGGGCGATTCACCAGTTCCTGCCATGTCACCGGCTCCGGTACCACAGCCAGTCGTAGCGACCAGTGCGCCAGCAAAAACCGCATCTCTACCCAAAGCTGCTCCGGCAAAACCAGTCCACGTTACTGCGGCTGAACTAACTCCCGAAGAGCAGATTGAGCATAAAAAACCGTTCGGCGCAACGGCTAAAATTGAACGTCAGATTGCTGAATTGACCGATGAACAGCATTTTTTTCTAGATCGACTGACCCGCCGGTACAATCAGAAGACGAAGCAGAGTAAAGCCTTCGCGCAGGAGCACCGTTCGCACATGGCAGACCCACGGGTCGTATCGGGCTTCCGGCCATTGACGAAGGAAATTGTGTATCCGTTGGTCGTGAATCGGTCCAAGGGAAGTCATTTGTGGGACATTGATGGCAATGAGTACATTGACGCCCTCAATGGGTTTGGCTCCAACATGTTTGGCTATCAGCCGGAGATGATCAAGCAAGCCCTGCACGACCAGATCGAAAACGGGTATGAGGTAGGCCCTCAGCACGAACTTGCCGGCGAGGTGAGCCAACTGATTTGCGACCTGACGGGTGCGGATCGGGCTGCTTTGTGCAACACAGGTTCGGAAGCGGTACTAGGGACGATGCGCATTGCGCGCACGGTTACGGGTCGGTCCTTGATCGTTGCGTTTTCGGGATCGTACCACGGTATCGTTGATGAGGTGCTGGTGCGCGGTAGCAAAAAGCTGAAGTCGTTTCCGGCAGCGCCGGGTATTATGCCCGAATCCGTTCAGAATATGCTGATCCTGGATTACGGTACGGAAGAAAGCTTGCAGATTATTCGGGAACGCGCTCACGAATTAGCCGCTGTATTGGTGGAGCCTGTGCAGAGCCGTCGGCCTGAGTTTGTACCCATTGACTTTCTCAAGCAAGTACGTAAAATCACGGCGGCATCGGGAACCGCGCTGATCTTTGATGAAGTAATTACAGGTTTTAGAACGCACCCTGGCGGAGCGCAGGCGCTGTTTGGTATCAAAGCTGACCTGGCTTCGTATGGTAAAGTTGTAGGGGCTGGTTTGCCAATCGGCGTTATCGCGGGTAAGCGAACGTTTATGGATGCGCTTGATGGTGGTTTCTGGCAGTACGGGGACAATTCAGCGCCTGAAGCGGGCGTCACTTATTTCGCGGGAACATTTGTGCGTCACCCACTCGCTTTGGCAGCCGCTAACGCATCGTTGCAATACATGAAAAAGAAGGGGCCATCCTTGCAGGAAGGGCTTACGTTAAAAACAAAGCGGTTAGCCGATGCTTTAAACGGTATTATTGACCGGCAAAGAATTCCACTGGTCGTCGTTCAGTTTGGATCACTGTGGAAAATAAAGTTTAAAGAAGAGGTAGCTTACGGTGAACTGCTTTTCACGCTTATGCGCGAAAAAGGAATC